One part of the Streptomyces lydicus genome encodes these proteins:
- a CDS encoding transglycosylase SLT domain-containing protein, protein MSRISVRGFAVASATAVTTVGAVVGVAAGQPASVSAEATAADATIADIPAGAQAQVQTASLTQQADDQSTQADAAALKSAQEAARKAAAETAQSKKDAADEAKAKKDADARKKKEQAATRSSSRADLGDLLGKSSYSVAETQAIARQMMAGDQFQCFSNIVDHESGWNYRATNASSGAYGLVQALPGSKMSSAGSDWQTNPATQIKWGLNYMNDRYGSPCGAWSFWQANSWY, encoded by the coding sequence GTGAGCCGGATCTCGGTCCGGGGATTCGCCGTGGCATCCGCCACCGCGGTCACCACCGTCGGCGCCGTGGTCGGCGTCGCCGCAGGGCAGCCCGCTTCGGTCAGCGCCGAGGCCACCGCCGCCGATGCGACGATCGCAGACATCCCCGCGGGCGCACAGGCCCAGGTGCAGACGGCTTCCCTGACGCAGCAGGCGGACGACCAGTCCACCCAGGCGGATGCGGCAGCCCTCAAGTCCGCACAGGAAGCCGCCCGCAAGGCAGCAGCGGAGACCGCGCAGAGCAAGAAGGACGCCGCGGACGAGGCCAAGGCCAAGAAGGACGCCGACGCGCGCAAGAAGAAGGAGCAGGCCGCAACCCGCTCCTCCTCGCGCGCAGACCTGGGCGACCTCCTCGGCAAGAGCTCGTACTCCGTCGCCGAGACCCAGGCGATCGCCCGCCAGATGATGGCCGGCGACCAGTTCCAGTGCTTCAGCAACATCGTGGACCACGAGTCCGGCTGGAACTACCGGGCCACCAACGCCTCCTCGGGCGCCTACGGGCTCGTCCAGGCGCTGCCCGGCTCCAAGATGTCCTCGGCCGGTTCCGACTGGCAGACCAACCCGGCGACCCAGATCAAGTGGGGTCTCAACTACATGAACGACCGTTACGGCAGCCCCTGCGGCGCCTGGTCGTTCTGGCAGGCCAACAGCTGGTACTAG
- a CDS encoding PadR family transcriptional regulator → MSIGHTLLGLLESGPRHGYDLKRAFDEHFGHDRPLHYGQVYSTMSRLLKNGLVEVDAVEAGAGPERKRYAITDAGVTDVAQWLARAEKPEPYLQSTLYTKVVLALMTGRDAAELLDTQRTEHLRLMRGLTERKRTGDLADQLICDHALFHLEADLRWLELTAARLDKLAEAVRA, encoded by the coding sequence ATGTCAATCGGTCATACGCTGCTGGGCCTCCTGGAGTCCGGCCCCCGCCATGGCTACGACCTCAAGCGGGCCTTCGACGAGCACTTCGGCCACGACCGCCCGCTGCACTACGGGCAGGTCTACTCCACGATGTCCCGGCTGCTGAAGAACGGCCTGGTCGAGGTGGACGCCGTCGAGGCCGGCGCCGGACCCGAGCGCAAGCGGTACGCGATCACCGACGCCGGCGTCACCGACGTCGCCCAGTGGCTGGCCCGCGCGGAGAAGCCCGAGCCGTATCTGCAGTCGACGCTCTACACCAAGGTCGTACTCGCCCTGATGACCGGCCGCGACGCCGCCGAGCTGCTGGACACCCAGCGCACCGAGCACCTGCGGCTGATGCGCGGGCTGACCGAGCGCAAGCGCACCGGCGACCTCGCCGACCAGCTGATCTGCGACCACGCCCTCTTCCACCTCGAAGCCGACCTGCGCTGGCTGGAGCTGACCGCCGCCCGGCTCGACAAGCTGGCGGAAGCGGTCCGGGCATGA
- a CDS encoding hydrogen peroxide-inducible genes activator, with the protein MASPVGGRPRQPSLAQLRAFAAVAEHLHFREAAAEIGMSQPALSGAVSALEEALGVQLLERTTRKVLLSPAGERVAARARTVLEAVGDLMEEAEAARAPFTGVLRLGVIPTVAPYLLPAVLRLVHDTYPDLDLQVHEEQTASLLEGLAHGRLDLLLLAVPLGVPQVTELPLFDEDFVLVAPKDHWLGGRGDIPRQALQELDLLLLDEGHCLRDQALDICREAGRDENTPVTTSAAGLSTLVQLVAGGMGVTLLPRTALRVETARNDQLTTGYFADPAPSRRIALAMRTGAARQDEFEAFAAALRGALRGLPVRMATG; encoded by the coding sequence GTGGCGTCACCGGTAGGCGGGCGGCCCCGCCAGCCCAGCCTCGCCCAGCTGCGCGCATTCGCCGCGGTGGCCGAGCATCTGCACTTCCGCGAGGCGGCGGCCGAGATCGGCATGAGCCAGCCCGCGTTGTCCGGGGCGGTCTCCGCGCTGGAGGAAGCACTCGGCGTGCAGCTCCTGGAGCGTACGACGCGCAAGGTGCTGCTCTCCCCGGCGGGGGAGCGGGTGGCGGCCCGGGCCCGTACGGTCCTGGAGGCCGTGGGCGACCTGATGGAGGAGGCGGAGGCGGCCCGCGCGCCGTTCACGGGTGTGCTGCGGCTCGGGGTGATCCCCACCGTCGCGCCGTATCTGCTGCCCGCGGTGCTGCGGCTGGTCCATGACACCTACCCCGACCTGGACCTCCAGGTCCACGAGGAGCAGACCGCCTCGCTCCTGGAGGGCCTGGCTCACGGCCGGCTCGACCTGCTGCTCCTCGCCGTCCCCCTCGGCGTCCCCCAGGTCACCGAACTCCCGCTCTTCGACGAGGACTTCGTCCTGGTCGCCCCCAAGGACCACTGGCTCGGCGGCCGCGGCGACATCCCCCGCCAGGCCCTCCAGGAACTCGACCTGCTGCTGCTCGACGAGGGGCACTGCCTGCGCGACCAGGCCCTGGACATCTGCCGCGAGGCCGGCCGGGACGAGAACACCCCCGTGACCACGAGTGCGGCCGGCCTGTCCACGCTGGTGCAGCTGGTGGCCGGCGGCATGGGCGTGACCCTGCTGCCCCGTACGGCCCTCCGCGTCGAAACGGCCCGCAACGACCAGCTCACCACCGGCTACTTCGCCGACCCGGCCCCCTCCCGGCGCATCGCCCTCGCCATGCGTACGGGCGCCGCCCGGCAGGACGAATTCGAGGCGTTCGCGGCGGCGTTGCGCGGTGCGCTGCGGGGGCTGCCGGTGCGGATGGCGACGGGGTGA
- a CDS encoding peroxiredoxin produces MLTVGDKFPEFDLTACVSLEKGEEFEQINHKTYEGKWKIVFAWPKDFTFVCPTEIAAFGKLNEEFADRDAQILGFSGDSEFVHHAWRKDHPDLTDLPFPMLADSKHELMRDLGIEGEDGFAQRAVFIVDQNNEIQFTMVTAGSVGRNPKEVLRVLDALQTDELCPCNWSKGEDTLDPVSLLAGE; encoded by the coding sequence GTGCTCACTGTCGGTGACAAGTTCCCCGAGTTCGACCTGACTGCCTGTGTCTCGCTGGAGAAGGGCGAGGAGTTCGAGCAGATCAACCACAAGACCTACGAGGGCAAGTGGAAGATCGTCTTCGCGTGGCCCAAGGACTTCACCTTCGTGTGCCCCACCGAGATCGCGGCCTTCGGCAAGCTGAACGAGGAGTTCGCCGACCGTGACGCCCAGATCCTCGGCTTCTCCGGCGACTCCGAGTTCGTGCACCACGCCTGGCGCAAGGACCACCCGGACCTGACCGACCTGCCCTTCCCGATGCTCGCCGACTCGAAGCACGAGCTCATGCGCGACCTGGGCATCGAGGGCGAGGACGGCTTCGCGCAGCGTGCCGTCTTCATCGTCGACCAGAACAACGAGATCCAGTTCACGATGGTGACCGCCGGCTCCGTCGGCCGTAACCCCAAGGAGGTCCTCCGGGTCCTCGACGCACTCCAGACGGACGAGCTGTGCCCCTGCAACTGGAGCAAGGGCGAGGACACCCTGGACCCGGTCAGCCTGCTGGCAGGTGAGTGA
- a CDS encoding ABC transporter ATP-binding protein encodes MIPEGSLLAAEGLRKAYGPTPALDGADFSIHPGEVVAVMGPSGSGKSTLLHCLAGIIAPDAGTVRYGPHTLTDLGDARRSALRRTDFGFVFQFGQLVPELTALENVALPLRLNGTKRKEAERQAREWLARLEVDTVAHQRPGELSGGQGQRIAVARALATRPRVVFADEPTGALDSLNGERVLTLLTDAARDTRAAVVLVTHEARVAAYSDREIVVRDGKVKDMMAGLT; translated from the coding sequence ATGATCCCGGAGGGATCCCTGCTCGCGGCGGAAGGACTGCGCAAGGCGTACGGCCCCACGCCCGCCCTCGACGGCGCGGACTTCTCCATCCACCCCGGCGAGGTGGTCGCCGTCATGGGCCCGTCCGGCTCCGGCAAGTCGACCCTGCTGCACTGCCTGGCCGGCATCATCGCCCCGGACGCCGGCACCGTCCGCTACGGCCCGCACACCCTCACCGACCTCGGCGACGCCCGGCGCAGCGCCCTGCGCCGCACCGACTTCGGCTTCGTCTTCCAATTCGGCCAGCTGGTACCGGAGTTGACCGCGCTGGAGAACGTGGCACTGCCGCTGCGGCTGAACGGCACCAAGCGCAAGGAGGCCGAGCGGCAGGCCCGCGAGTGGCTGGCACGCCTGGAGGTGGACACCGTCGCGCACCAGCGCCCCGGTGAGCTCTCCGGCGGCCAGGGCCAGCGGATCGCGGTCGCCCGCGCACTGGCCACCCGCCCCCGGGTGGTCTTCGCCGACGAGCCGACCGGCGCCCTGGACTCCCTCAACGGCGAGCGGGTACTGACCCTGCTCACCGACGCCGCCCGCGACACCCGCGCCGCGGTCGTCCTGGTCACCCACGAAGCACGGGTCGCCGCCTACTCCGACCGGGAGATCGTCGTCCGCGACGGCAAGGTGAAGGACATGATGGCGGGCCTGACATGA
- a CDS encoding FtsX-like permease family protein, translating into MSPPPSRARDGGGRGGGPDRAPAARRGPLAAPRTGPAVWARDLAMGVRFAAGGGREGWIRTALTAAGVALGVAVLLLGASVPSLMDAWHGREKARENLGQAHPPRASDTTLRYASVDTTFRGTPIRGRLVRPDGAHPPVPPGVRHLPGAGRMLVSPALKELLDSPEGTLLRDRLPYRIAGTIGDAGLLGPRELTYVAQSATLAAPDGYRIDHFGKSWDPTPMQAPAVLLVIMTCVALLTPVMVFIGTSVRFGYERRERRLAALRLVGADIGTTRRVAAGEALFGSLLGLLGGAALFLAGRQSAPLITLWDINVFPADVTPGPLAAALVVLLVPAAAVLVTLFAQRGITVEPLGVVRNRPPVRRRLWWRVALPALGALLLVPLTWEESWNDTPLNTARLATGSMLLLIGVTTLLPWLVDAVVGRLHGGPVPWQLAVRRLQLNSGSATRAVSGITVAVAGAIAIHMLMTGMQAGYAAAYAKSGKVPRMGLWGNAGSWSGTERALGALRATPGVTTARGTVDALVGQLPAAGRPRDDLPRWTLAVGSCAELRTLARLPSCRDGDVFPTTNAPGTQDRLTPGRPVNLNAPIGPDDPVAPDPWTVPGTARPVPLLHPGRDPGRFSYDLLVTPSVLDLERLNDPTAELQVDFDRATPDAVEHIRNTAARIDPTMNEFSAVDNPHDGQYTSVRNGLFIGAVITLLLIGAGLIISTVEQLHERRRLLSTLDAYGTRRATLGWSVLWQTALPVALGLALALACGLSLGSLLLAMIDSAVTVDWPVVTAMTGIGGAVILFVTALSLPPLWRMMRPEGLRTE; encoded by the coding sequence ATGAGCCCGCCGCCCTCCCGCGCCCGCGACGGCGGCGGGCGCGGCGGCGGCCCGGACCGGGCCCCGGCGGCCCGCCGGGGCCCGCTCGCCGCACCGCGCACCGGCCCCGCCGTCTGGGCCCGCGACCTCGCGATGGGCGTCCGGTTCGCGGCCGGCGGCGGCCGCGAGGGCTGGATCCGCACGGCCCTGACGGCCGCCGGCGTCGCCCTGGGCGTGGCGGTCCTCCTCCTCGGCGCGTCCGTACCGTCCCTGATGGACGCCTGGCACGGCCGCGAGAAGGCCCGGGAGAACCTCGGCCAGGCCCACCCGCCCCGGGCCTCCGACACCACCCTGCGCTACGCCTCGGTCGACACCACCTTCCGCGGCACGCCGATCCGCGGCCGGCTGGTCCGTCCCGACGGCGCCCACCCGCCCGTACCGCCCGGCGTGCGGCACCTCCCCGGCGCCGGCCGGATGCTGGTGTCCCCCGCCCTCAAGGAACTGCTGGACTCCCCCGAGGGCACCCTGCTGCGCGACCGCCTGCCCTACCGGATCGCCGGCACCATCGGCGACGCCGGCCTGCTCGGACCGCGGGAACTCACCTACGTCGCGCAGAGCGCCACCCTCGCCGCGCCCGACGGCTACCGCATCGACCACTTCGGCAAGAGCTGGGACCCGACGCCGATGCAGGCGCCCGCCGTGCTGCTGGTGATCATGACGTGTGTGGCCCTGCTGACGCCCGTCATGGTCTTCATCGGCACGTCCGTGCGGTTCGGCTACGAGCGCCGCGAACGGCGGCTGGCCGCGCTGCGCCTGGTCGGCGCCGACATCGGCACCACCCGACGGGTCGCCGCCGGCGAGGCGCTGTTCGGCTCCCTGCTGGGGCTGCTCGGCGGGGCCGCGCTCTTCCTGGCCGGCCGGCAGTCCGCACCGCTGATCACCCTCTGGGACATCAACGTCTTCCCCGCGGACGTCACCCCCGGCCCGCTCGCCGCGGCGCTCGTCGTGCTGCTCGTGCCGGCCGCGGCCGTCCTGGTCACGCTGTTCGCCCAGCGCGGGATCACCGTCGAGCCGCTGGGCGTCGTCCGCAACCGGCCGCCGGTCCGCCGCCGGCTGTGGTGGCGGGTGGCGCTGCCCGCCTTGGGCGCCCTGCTCCTGGTCCCCCTGACCTGGGAGGAGTCGTGGAACGACACCCCCCTGAACACCGCCCGGCTCGCGACCGGTTCGATGCTGCTGCTGATCGGCGTCACCACACTGCTGCCCTGGCTGGTGGACGCGGTGGTCGGCCGGCTGCACGGCGGCCCGGTCCCCTGGCAACTGGCCGTCCGACGCCTGCAGTTGAACAGCGGCTCGGCCACCCGCGCGGTCAGCGGGATCACCGTCGCGGTGGCCGGCGCGATCGCCATCCACATGCTGATGACGGGCATGCAGGCCGGCTACGCCGCGGCGTACGCGAAGTCCGGCAAGGTGCCGCGGATGGGCCTGTGGGGCAACGCCGGGAGCTGGTCCGGGACCGAGCGGGCGCTCGGCGCGCTGCGCGCCACCCCCGGCGTGACCACCGCCCGCGGCACCGTCGACGCCCTGGTCGGGCAGCTGCCGGCGGCCGGCCGGCCGCGGGACGACCTCCCCCGCTGGACCCTCGCCGTCGGCAGCTGCGCCGAACTGCGCACCCTCGCCCGCCTCCCCTCCTGCCGGGACGGCGACGTCTTCCCCACCACCAACGCCCCCGGCACGCAGGACCGCCTGACCCCCGGCCGGCCCGTCAACCTCAACGCCCCGATCGGCCCGGACGACCCGGTGGCGCCGGACCCCTGGACGGTCCCCGGCACCGCGCGCCCGGTGCCGCTGCTCCACCCCGGCCGGGACCCCGGCCGCTTCTCCTACGACCTGCTGGTCACCCCCTCGGTCCTCGACCTCGAGCGGCTCAACGACCCCACCGCGGAGCTCCAGGTCGACTTCGACCGCGCCACCCCCGACGCGGTGGAGCACATCCGCAACACCGCCGCCCGGATCGACCCGACGATGAACGAGTTCTCCGCTGTCGACAATCCGCACGACGGGCAGTACACCAGCGTCCGCAACGGCCTGTTCATCGGCGCGGTGATCACCCTGCTGCTGATCGGCGCGGGCCTGATCATCTCCACCGTCGAGCAGCTCCACGAACGCCGCCGCCTGCTGTCCACCCTCGACGCCTACGGCACCCGCCGCGCCACCCTGGGCTGGTCGGTCCTGTGGCAGACCGCCCTCCCCGTCGCGCTCGGCCTGGCCCTGGCGCTGGCCTGCGGCCTGTCCCTGGGCTCGCTGCTGCTGGCGATGATCGACAGCGCGGTGACCGTGGACTGGCCCGTGGTCACCGCCATGACCGGCATCGGCGGCGCCGTCATCCTCTTCGTCACCGCCCTGAGCCTCCCGCCCCTGTGGCGCATGATGCGGCCGGAGGGCCTGCGGACGGAGTGA
- a CDS encoding PhoH family protein: MVNSKQRRANDRRTYVLDTSVLLADPGAMARFDEHEVVLPVVVVTELEAKRHHPELGYFARQALRLLDEYRVQFGRLDAPIPIGELGGTLRVELNHSDPGILPAAFLNGHRLGDNDSRILAVARNLQAEGYDVTVVSKDLPMRIKASSVGLLAEEYRAELAITDSGWTGMAELTVPSDQVDDLFAAETVHLPGAAELPVHTGLVLQSERGKALGRVTAEGAVRLVRGDREAFGIHGRSAEQRIALDLLLDPDVGIVSMGGRAGTGKSALALCAGLEAVLERRQHRKVMVFRPLYAVGGQELGYLPGSEAEKMSPWAQAVFDTLSAVTTKDVIEEVVGRGMLEVLPLTHIRGRSLHDAFVIVDEAQSLERNVLLTVLSRIGANSRVVLTHDVAQRDNLRVGRYDGVVAVVEKLKGHPLFAHVTLNRSERSPIAALVTEMLEDGRI, translated from the coding sequence GTGGTGAACAGCAAGCAGCGCCGTGCCAACGACCGGCGCACTTATGTCCTCGACACCAGCGTCCTGCTGGCGGATCCAGGCGCCATGGCCCGCTTCGACGAGCACGAGGTCGTGCTGCCGGTCGTGGTGGTCACGGAGTTGGAGGCCAAGCGGCACCATCCCGAGCTCGGCTACTTCGCCCGCCAGGCGCTGCGCCTGCTGGACGAGTACCGGGTGCAGTTCGGGCGGCTGGACGCGCCCATCCCCATCGGAGAGCTGGGCGGGACGCTCCGGGTCGAACTGAACCACTCCGACCCCGGCATCCTGCCCGCGGCCTTCCTCAACGGCCACCGGCTCGGCGACAACGACTCGCGGATCCTCGCCGTGGCGCGCAACCTCCAGGCCGAGGGGTACGACGTCACGGTCGTCTCCAAGGACCTGCCGATGCGCATCAAGGCGTCCTCGGTCGGGCTGCTGGCCGAGGAGTACCGCGCCGAGCTGGCGATCACCGACTCGGGCTGGACCGGGATGGCCGAGCTGACGGTCCCCTCCGACCAGGTGGACGACCTGTTCGCGGCCGAAACGGTGCACCTGCCGGGAGCCGCCGAACTCCCGGTGCACACCGGACTCGTCCTCCAGTCCGAGCGCGGCAAGGCGCTCGGCCGGGTCACCGCCGAGGGCGCGGTCCGGCTGGTGCGGGGCGACCGGGAGGCGTTCGGGATCCACGGCCGCAGCGCCGAACAGCGGATCGCGCTGGACCTGCTGCTCGACCCGGACGTCGGCATCGTCTCGATGGGCGGGCGGGCCGGTACGGGCAAGTCGGCGCTGGCGCTGTGCGCGGGCCTGGAGGCCGTACTCGAACGCCGGCAGCACCGCAAGGTGATGGTGTTCCGGCCGCTGTACGCCGTCGGTGGGCAGGAGCTGGGCTATCTGCCGGGCAGCGAGGCCGAGAAGATGAGCCCCTGGGCGCAGGCCGTCTTCGACACGCTGTCCGCGGTGACCACCAAGGACGTCATCGAGGAGGTGGTCGGCCGCGGCATGCTGGAGGTGCTGCCGCTGACGCACATCCGCGGGCGGTCGCTGCACGACGCGTTCGTCATCGTGGACGAGGCCCAGTCCCTGGAACGGAACGTCCTTTTGACGGTTCTGTCCCGTATCGGGGCCAACTCCCGGGTCGTCCTGACCCACGACGTCGCCCAGCGCGACAACCTCCGGGTCGGGCGGTACGACGGGGTGGTCGCGGTCGTCGAGAAGCTGAAGGGGCATCCGCTGTTCGCGCACGTCACCCTGAACCGCTCGGAGCGTTCACCCATTGCGGCACTGGTGACCGAAATGCTGGAGGACGGCCGGATCTGA
- a CDS encoding isoprenyl transferase has protein sequence MRIPYPPALRNLVYRLYARRVEGRLDHTQVPKHIGVILDGNRRWARADGRTTEQGHQAGAAKISELLGWCEETDVEVVTLWLLSTDNLDRPEGELKPLLGIIENTVRDLAADGRWRVHHVGNRDLLPEATQRVLKDSEQATLDNRGVLVNVAVGYGGRQEIADAVRSLLLDHAERGTSFEELAEIVDIDLISEHLYTRGQPDPDLVIRTSGEQRLSGFMLWQSAHSEYYFCEVFWPAFRKVDFLRALRDYAARHRRYGF, from the coding sequence ATGCGCATCCCGTATCCGCCTGCACTGCGCAATCTCGTTTACCGGCTGTACGCGCGGCGGGTGGAGGGTCGCCTGGATCACACCCAGGTGCCCAAGCACATCGGCGTCATCCTGGACGGCAACCGGCGCTGGGCGCGGGCCGACGGGCGGACGACCGAGCAGGGCCACCAGGCGGGTGCGGCCAAGATCAGCGAGTTGCTGGGCTGGTGCGAGGAGACGGATGTCGAGGTCGTCACGCTCTGGCTGCTGTCGACGGACAACCTCGACCGGCCCGAGGGCGAGCTGAAGCCGCTGCTGGGCATCATCGAGAACACCGTGCGGGACCTGGCCGCCGACGGCCGCTGGCGGGTGCACCACGTCGGCAACCGTGACCTGCTCCCGGAAGCCACCCAGCGGGTGCTCAAGGATTCCGAGCAGGCCACCCTCGACAACCGCGGCGTCCTGGTGAACGTGGCCGTGGGCTACGGCGGCCGGCAGGAGATCGCCGACGCGGTGCGCTCGCTGCTGCTGGACCACGCCGAGCGCGGCACGTCCTTCGAGGAACTGGCCGAGATCGTCGACATCGACCTCATCTCGGAGCACCTCTACACCCGCGGCCAGCCGGACCCGGACCTGGTCATCCGCACCAGCGGTGAGCAGCGGCTCTCCGGCTTCATGCTGTGGCAGAGCGCTCATTCGGAGTACTACTTCTGCGAGGTTTTCTGGCCGGCCTTCCGAAAGGTCGACTTCCTCCGCGCGCTGCGCGACTACGCGGCCCGGCACCGCCGCTACGGCTTCTAG
- a CDS encoding alkyl hydroperoxide reductase, with amino-acid sequence MALDDLKSAVPDYAKDLKLNLGSVIGNSDLPAQQLWGTVLACAIASRSPKVLRELEPEAKANLSAEAYTAAKSAAAIMAMNNVFYRTRHLLSDPEYGNLRAGLRMNVIGNPGVDKVDFELWSLAVSAINGCGMCLDSHEQVLRKAGVERETIQEAVKIASVLQAVGATLDAEAALAE; translated from the coding sequence ATGGCTCTCGATGACCTCAAGTCCGCGGTTCCGGACTACGCCAAGGACCTGAAGCTGAACCTCGGTTCGGTGATCGGCAACAGCGACCTGCCCGCTCAGCAGCTGTGGGGCACGGTGCTCGCCTGCGCGATCGCCTCGCGCTCGCCGAAGGTGCTGCGCGAGCTGGAGCCCGAGGCGAAGGCGAACCTCTCGGCCGAGGCGTACACCGCTGCCAAGTCCGCGGCCGCCATCATGGCGATGAACAACGTCTTCTACCGGACCCGGCACCTGCTGTCGGACCCGGAGTACGGCAACCTGCGCGCCGGGCTGCGGATGAACGTCATCGGCAACCCGGGCGTCGACAAGGTCGACTTCGAGCTGTGGTCGCTGGCCGTCTCGGCCATCAACGGCTGCGGCATGTGCCTGGACTCGCACGAGCAGGTGCTGCGCAAGGCCGGCGTGGAGCGCGAGACGATCCAGGAGGCCGTCAAGATCGCGTCCGTCCTGCAGGCCGTCGGCGCCACGCTGGACGCCGAGGCCGCGCTCGCCGAGTAA
- a CDS encoding Uma2 family endonuclease, whose amino-acid sequence MSAAAVEHPHDSKLPSLLKVAEQLTEKLPGYRIEIIGGNLTVTPPADGPHAESLTDLTFALAAAHGAETKVAQAMGVWLPDGPEDYALPDLAIVDADYRDHHIAHNCYDPAVFRMVLEVTSSNYATDLKTKVAAYAIARIPAYVIVDRRKERIHVLTDPFANEYRNHSIHASGQCVTLPDVIGAEITLDVAAILETARP is encoded by the coding sequence ATGTCTGCCGCAGCAGTCGAGCATCCTCACGACAGCAAGCTGCCGAGCCTGCTCAAGGTGGCCGAACAGCTCACCGAGAAGCTCCCTGGCTACCGCATCGAGATCATCGGGGGAAACCTCACAGTGACGCCGCCCGCCGACGGCCCGCATGCCGAATCGCTGACCGACCTCACCTTCGCGCTCGCGGCTGCACACGGAGCAGAAACAAAAGTTGCCCAGGCCATGGGTGTATGGCTCCCCGATGGCCCTGAGGACTACGCCCTCCCGGACCTCGCCATCGTCGACGCGGACTACCGCGATCACCACATCGCACACAACTGCTACGACCCGGCGGTCTTCCGCATGGTGCTGGAAGTGACGTCGTCCAACTACGCCACCGACCTCAAGACGAAGGTCGCCGCCTACGCGATCGCCCGGATCCCCGCCTACGTCATCGTCGACCGCCGCAAGGAACGTATCCATGTCCTGACGGATCCGTTCGCCAACGAGTACCGCAACCACAGCATTCACGCCTCAGGGCAGTGCGTGACGCTCCCCGACGTCATCGGCGCGGAGATCACCCTCGATGTGGCGGCGATCCTCGAAACCGCCCGCCCCTGA
- a CDS encoding AI-2E family transporter, with protein sequence MSRLPQWVGGLGAGLTRLSQRLEEQRRRAEAAEGVSPGSSDSSGAAGDPEGLRRAERADGHPAGGAKRPEGAVVHGVVGTVAEPRAPQRTPETETATHTATGPAGVPDAGDGHASSSDAVRTPESVPAPPSYAPAVAATPDPVDAVPWGMRVAAEAGWRLLVLAATLWVLARVITTIQLVVLSFIAAMLITALLQPTVGWLRRRGLPRGPATTLTFIGGFVVMGLVGWFVVWQVQDNIDSVSSRIQEGISELKGWLLKSPFHVTESQINSIAKNLQDAIGANTEAITSAGLEGVTVVLEVFTGILLAMFTTLFLLYDGRRIWEWLLKLVPAAAREGVGGAGPRAWRTLTAYVRGTVIVALIDAIFIGIGLYFLNVPLAVPLAVFIFLFAFIPLVGAVVSGALACVVALVTQGVFTALMVLAVVLAVQQIEGHVLQPFILGRAVRVHPLAVILSVAAGGLIAGIGGAVVAVPLVAVLNTAVGYLRSYSREQALRMSVAPRGATAIGVAPTLPPSARTSQEPPG encoded by the coding sequence ATGTCCAGATTGCCTCAGTGGGTCGGTGGCCTCGGCGCCGGTCTGACGCGTCTCTCGCAGCGGCTGGAGGAACAGCGCCGCCGCGCGGAGGCCGCGGAAGGGGTCTCCCCGGGGAGCTCGGACTCCTCGGGGGCGGCCGGCGACCCGGAGGGGCTGAGGCGTGCCGAGCGCGCTGACGGGCACCCGGCCGGCGGCGCGAAACGGCCCGAGGGGGCCGTCGTCCACGGTGTGGTGGGCACGGTTGCCGAGCCCCGTGCGCCGCAGCGGACCCCGGAGACGGAAACCGCGACGCACACGGCGACGGGTCCGGCCGGGGTGCCGGATGCCGGTGACGGGCACGCGTCGTCGTCCGATGCCGTGCGCACGCCGGAGTCCGTCCCCGCGCCGCCCTCCTACGCACCGGCCGTCGCGGCCACTCCCGATCCGGTCGACGCGGTGCCGTGGGGCATGCGGGTCGCCGCCGAGGCGGGCTGGCGGCTGCTGGTGCTGGCCGCCACGCTGTGGGTGCTGGCGCGGGTCATCACCACGATCCAGCTGGTCGTGCTGTCCTTCATCGCGGCGATGCTGATCACCGCGCTGCTGCAGCCGACGGTGGGCTGGCTGCGCCGGCGCGGGCTGCCGCGCGGCCCGGCCACCACGCTGACCTTCATCGGCGGCTTCGTGGTCATGGGCCTGGTCGGCTGGTTCGTCGTATGGCAGGTGCAGGACAACATCGACTCGGTCTCCAGCCGCATCCAGGAGGGCATCAGCGAGCTCAAGGGCTGGCTGCTGAAGAGTCCGTTCCATGTGACCGAGAGTCAGATCAACAGCATCGCCAAGAACCTGCAGGACGCGATCGGCGCCAACACCGAGGCGATCACCTCGGCCGGTCTGGAGGGCGTCACCGTCGTCCTGGAGGTGTTCACCGGCATCCTGCTGGCGATGTTCACCACCCTCTTCCTGCTCTACGACGGGCGGCGGATCTGGGAGTGGCTGCTCAAGCTCGTCCCGGCCGCGGCCCGCGAGGGGGTGGGGGGCGCCGGGCCGCGGGCCTGGCGGACGCTGACCGCCTATGTGCGCGGCACGGTCATCGTGGCGCTCATCGACGCCATCTTCATCGGCATCGGGCTGTACTTCCTCAATGTGCCGCTGGCCGTCCCGCTCGCGGTCTTCATCTTCCTGTTCGCCTTCATCCCGCTGGTCGGCGCGGTGGTCTCGGGCGCGCTGGCGTGCGTGGTCGCGCTGGTGACCCAGGGCGTGTTCACGGCGCTGATGGTGCTGGCGGTGGTGCTGGCGGTGCAGCAGATCGAGGGCCACGTCCTGCAGCCGTTCATCCTGGGCCGGGCGGTCCGCGTGCACCCGCTGGCGGTGATCCTCTCCGTCGCCGCGGGCGGTCTGATCGCCGGCATCGGCGGAGCCGTCGTCGCGGTCCCGCTGGTGGCGGTCCTCAACACCGCCGTCGGCTATCTGCGCTCGTACTCCAGGGAGCAGGCGCTGCGGATGTCGGTGGCGCCCCGCGGGGCCACCGCGATCGGGGTGGCCCCGACCCTGCCCCCGTCGGCACGCACGTCCCAGGAGCCGCCCGGGTAA